The DNA window TTTCCATGTTTAGCATTAATTTAACTAAGCGGGAAAGAAATCTTCCCCGGAGTGACGTAGCCCTAGCGTAAGGGAGACGTCACCCGAAGTCGTCCCAAACCTAATAAAGTCGGACTCAATCGCCGGAAAGCACTGCGGCTGATTATCTGAGGTGTTAAATGAAGGGTGGTTGGTTGTAGAAGGAGGCGGAGAAGTGGTAGTGGGGAGAGGTTGGTGATCTTGGTCTTTGGCTTCTTGTAGGTACATCTCTTCGACCATGGGTTTCCAGAGGCGGACCCTTGCATTTATGAACCAATTTGCCACCTGCAACACACCACAACAAAATGTCACTCCATTTCACATTTCTGCCTTCCCCAAATTTAATGCCCTTCAATTTAATCATCTTCTCTCATTTCAGAGCATCATTAGGAGAGGGCAGACATGACTCTGCCATTCTATTGCTGTCTCTCCCTCTCTACATATACTGGCTCATTTTTTCGAACACCGATTGTACTACTGTGTAAGACTGTCAATACAGAAGAATTAGGGTTGTGGGGTATCACTTATCATAATTACGAATTCATTACTACTTCTTCAACTTCTTTAGGGCTACCCGTTTCATCTATTATATCTATTTCTATTTACATTGGTTGAATTGAAATCGCATTCGAAATAAAGCATCAAAGTTTAATTAAACAGCTTGAAAGTTTAGAATGGGGATGCGTTCTTACAATTCTCCCAGCTCCAATAGTTATCACTTGCTGCACCAACTTCATTAATTATACtcacaatatttatttatataaaaatatttatattcctACTACTATAATGTACTCCACTAATCATATTACGTAGTAATATTTATGGCTGAAAATTAAAACTTAGAAAATTATAGTGCTAACCTAGTTATGAACCTGATACTCCATTCATTCCGctctaagtgacacatttttctttttagaatgTCACattctaaatgacacatttcgtAAAATAGGATTATCACTCTCTtaactttattctttctttacgTGACTTACAAAATAACAATGCATGAAACTATGTGTTGAATAAGAAATGttccacttagagtgggacgaaGAGTGTGATTAATAGATAATGAGACTATTTCTTTAGAGaggaaaaaattacataaatatagaaagttgaatgataaaaataatactcttgATTGTGGACTGATGTAGTATAAAGCAAAAAAATTCAGATCATCCAAGTTAGTAatttctactttttttcttttttaagtgactgttttctttttcgttacTTTCCCTAGTTAAGTTAAGTTGGTTTACGAGACTCTCAAATTCTGAAGTGCAGAAAGGCTTCTCAGTAACTAAGTTATTAAATCATGTAGTGACATAAAAGTTAATGATTTACTGTGCAAAAATAGCTAAGGAGTACTGTATTTCATTTACTTTTCCAATTCTTATCTTATAGTAGTAGAATTAATCTGAatttatgagagagagagagactatCACGTCTGCGTCGTGTGCAGTTGACGCTGGTATCATAATTTTCCCTCTGATTCagaatttatgtctttgtgGGAAAAGAATCCAAAGAAACAATGAAAAAGGATTTAAAAAAATGCTGTCTTTTTCTCCAAATCAAACAAACAAAGACGCAACATGCAAATTCAGCTCTCACCTTTCTTCCTCACTCTTCCCACTTTCACAGAATCAGTAGAAACAATTAAGAGGCTTCCCAAATCATGAAAACCCATTTTCGTCTCACGCAAGCAACAAACAAAATCCATACTATAACACTACTATTATATGTGCAATGCAATCATAACTAGACGTATAATTTATAAATCCACATTTCaagaataaaaaaacatacCTGGTTTCTTGATAGACCCGTCTGTCTCGCAAGTAGGTGCTTATCTGCGTCGCTTGGATACCTAAATTAcaccaaaataaattaattcaattgaaaaaaaaataaagatattaaTATCTAATTGAATGGTTGTGCGAATCTATGAGGTTTACGACAACAACAGCAGCAATGACTGTAGAAATAAAGTAAACTGTAAACTGATGCTGCACGCTCTCTgctctcttcttttacttacCATATTCATCTCACCCTAAAAAATTTACTGTCTTTCATTCATTTTCACACTTCCATAACAATGAATAGTGTTTCATGATAATGTCAAAAAATACTACCTAGTGTTGGTGGATTTTTAGGTCCATGTTTAGAATGattatttgtttaaaattttctatatttagaattggtctaattttggtggacattCCGAAAGCCTATATTTTGTGGACGGAGTTAGTAAGACTTACGGGTGCAGAAAATGCTCGAAGAGCCAAGCCCTCAGAATGGTGACAGAGCGCTGTGGCAAGCCTCGCTGCGGCCGCCACGCGTCTTGGTCGATGTGGTGGAAGGCGGCGTGCTGCTGCCGCAGGCTCTGCTCCAAGAATTTGAGCCGCGGCGTCTCGCCTTTAGTGAGCCCCGATTTCGTGCCGTCCTTCTCCCCCAGCTGCTCGGCCACGGCCTCCCTCAGGCACCGGAAATGCTGCGACATCGCCTTCTGCGCCAGGGTGGTGTACGGCGCCGCCGCGCCGAACCCCATTACCATGTCGAATGAGTTCACCACGATCTGCATCCGCTCGCAGTAGTGGTTGTACCTTTTGTCCACCTGAATAAAATCACATCAACTCATGATTACATTTTGATGCGAGTTACTATTAGGACGGCAGGGTTATTTAATTGATTACTAATTGTTAACAACTGTCAACAGTTGGCTAAAACATCGTAATCAGATGGAAACATTTTTCCCGCTGAGTGGTTAGCCACTCGTGTCATCTCACCAAATCATACATTAACCCATTACAATTTAAGGTAGAGTAGGAATGAATATAATATTGGAATTCAAATAATTGGAAGATGTTTCATTGGCCGGCAATATAATAATAATGCAGGAAGTTAGCCGGAATTTTCCGATGGATCATCGACAATGATTGCTTCAATTGATTAACAAGACTTGCCTCATCAAGCATGGCTGATAGTTTGACCTTTCTCTTTTGATGCTCGAGCCTATCCGAAGCCGATAAAGGAGGCGGATCTCTAGAAGAAGACGAAGCATCACCGCCGCCACTTGTTTTTTTGGCGTCCTTGTTCCTGTCCTTCTTCACCTGGCCCCTACCAACACTACAGAACTCTTCCAACAAATCCTGCGCCGCCTTAGCGTATTTGGAATTACTCAATGACCCCAAACCTATTTGGCGGCTCTGGTTATActgcggcggcggagcagatgCCCCAAAGAGCAATCCGAGCCTCATATCCTCCGCCGAAGAAGACAGCGACAGAGAGAGACTTTCTGCAGCTCCGTTAGGGTTGGGAGGCCATGTGAAATGACCAAAAGCCCCTCCCGCCTGGAACAAGGAGGAAGGGTTTTGAAGGGATGGAGAAGCCTCCGATCTCATCGCGAAAAGCTGCATGGCTGCGGCTGGATCGGGATTGAAGGATCCGGTGTCGTTTACTGCGCTCTGGCTCTTCGAATTCCACTCCGCCGGCCTCGGCAGCAATTCTGCAGCCGTGGCGCCGGAGGAGAAATTGAACATCTCCGATAATATACAGCCGCTATCGTAGCTTGGGAGCCCGTCTTCTTCCATATCTACGCCTTGCTTATCACCTCGGATCTGCGATCCCTCCAATCCATTCGAGAAACTGAAAATATTTTGATGAAAACCTTGTGACATAGAAGAATTATCTGCTTCTTCAACAATTGGAGCTATGACATGGAGGAATTATATATGTATTGATCGATCATGAAGGAATTGAAGATAGATAGAGAAGAAGATTGAAATGAAGGAGAAGAATGGAAAGGGAAGTGAGAAGTAAAAGAGAGAGCATCATATATTAGTGctttatgtttatttattttttatgttttttatggaaaataaaataaaatacagtatagtagtaaaaaaaattgtggtCACACACAGAAAAAAAGGATACAGCTTTATCAAATGGAGTATA is part of the Salvia splendens isolate huo1 chromosome 6, SspV2, whole genome shotgun sequence genome and encodes:
- the LOC121806493 gene encoding BEL1-like homeodomain protein 4 — protein: MSQGFHQNIFSFSNGLEGSQIRGDKQGVDMEEDGLPSYDSGCILSEMFNFSSGATAAELLPRPAEWNSKSQSAVNDTGSFNPDPAAAMQLFAMRSEASPSLQNPSSLFQAGGAFGHFTWPPNPNGAAESLSLSLSSSAEDMRLGLLFGASAPPPQYNQSRQIGLGSLSNSKYAKAAQDLLEEFCSVGRGQVKKDRNKDAKKTSGGGDASSSSRDPPPLSASDRLEHQKRKVKLSAMLDEVDKRYNHYCERMQIVVNSFDMVMGFGAAAPYTTLAQKAMSQHFRCLREAVAEQLGEKDGTKSGLTKGETPRLKFLEQSLRQQHAAFHHIDQDAWRPQRGLPQRSVTILRAWLFEHFLHPYPSDADKHLLARQTGLSRNQVANWFINARVRLWKPMVEEMYLQEAKDQDHQPLPTTTSPPPSTTNHPSFNTSDNQPQCFPAIESDFIRFGTTSGDVSLTLGLRHSGEDFFPA